Proteins encoded together in one Planctomyces sp. SH-PL14 window:
- a CDS encoding right-handed parallel beta-helix repeat-containing protein produces the protein MTTLTRIALLLSIAGPWGLSVHGAEPSLQERINHSGKKGEARTVLIPAGRYELTEPLHLGPEASGLTLAAEPGAQVEIVGSSRLTGWKRIDEARNVWECRLPDGFPTAPPRQLFLAGSRLVRARTPNTGWLETKETLATKPPLTLGLPDGMARAEWVRQGVVIRGLQKWAGFQLAVTEVDVAAQRVTLPGAAIAHRQEKTNRFWIENAPEALDQPGEWCCDPSARTIRLIPPAGIDPLTANITVPRLRTLVLIDGAADVRLQRLQFSECDVETPPQGDIDMQAAAPRRGAIVLRSVRNGLVEQCTVRSVAGYAVDIARGSRDCIVRRCELSQLGAGGVRIGETKIEEVPEAQVSGHVVEDCRIHDYGQIDFGACGAIVFQAARNTIRHNEIHHAPYTGVSVGWTWGYRDSPCRENLVEKNHIHDLGGKLLSDLGAVYLLGPQPGTVVRGNLIHDLACFDYGGWGLYTDEGSSGMLLEGNVVYRCQTAGFHQHYGKENTIRGNVFVNCGEGGIRRSRDEDHQSFTLEKNVVVSPSPAFLTGNWKKGTYPCNHNLYFTPAEGPRTWTGKSWEEWQGSGHDQHSAIGDPRWLDPDHPERGVRADSPARMLGIDVPVLEDAGPRAAAPK, from the coding sequence ATGACGACACTGACCCGTATCGCCCTCCTGCTGTCGATCGCCGGCCCCTGGGGACTTTCCGTCCACGGGGCCGAGCCTTCGCTTCAGGAACGGATCAACCACTCCGGGAAGAAGGGAGAGGCACGGACCGTCCTCATTCCGGCCGGACGCTATGAGCTGACGGAACCGCTCCATCTGGGACCGGAGGCGAGCGGCCTGACCCTGGCCGCGGAGCCGGGAGCCCAGGTCGAGATCGTCGGCTCGTCACGGCTGACCGGCTGGAAGCGGATCGATGAAGCCCGCAACGTCTGGGAGTGCCGCCTGCCGGACGGATTCCCGACGGCCCCTCCCCGGCAGTTGTTCCTGGCCGGAAGCCGGCTCGTCCGGGCCCGGACGCCGAACACCGGTTGGCTGGAGACGAAGGAGACCCTGGCGACGAAGCCGCCGCTGACGCTCGGCCTTCCCGACGGGATGGCCCGGGCCGAATGGGTCCGCCAGGGAGTCGTCATCCGCGGCCTCCAGAAGTGGGCCGGCTTCCAGCTCGCCGTGACCGAGGTCGACGTTGCGGCCCAGCGGGTCACGCTGCCGGGGGCGGCCATTGCGCATCGCCAGGAGAAGACGAACCGCTTCTGGATCGAGAACGCTCCCGAGGCGCTCGACCAGCCGGGGGAGTGGTGCTGCGATCCGTCGGCCCGGACGATCCGCCTCATCCCGCCCGCCGGCATCGATCCACTGACGGCGAACATCACGGTCCCGCGGCTCAGGACGCTCGTCCTCATCGACGGAGCGGCGGACGTCCGGCTCCAGCGGCTGCAGTTCTCGGAGTGTGACGTCGAGACGCCGCCGCAGGGAGACATCGACATGCAGGCCGCGGCTCCCCGGCGAGGCGCGATCGTGCTGCGGTCCGTCCGGAACGGCCTCGTCGAACAGTGCACGGTCCGCAGCGTCGCGGGCTATGCGGTCGACATCGCCCGCGGTTCTCGCGACTGCATCGTCCGTCGGTGCGAACTGTCGCAGCTCGGCGCGGGGGGTGTGCGGATCGGGGAGACGAAGATCGAGGAGGTCCCCGAAGCCCAGGTCTCGGGCCACGTTGTCGAGGACTGCCGGATTCACGACTACGGGCAGATCGACTTCGGGGCGTGCGGAGCCATCGTGTTCCAGGCGGCCCGGAACACGATCCGCCACAACGAGATTCACCACGCCCCCTACACCGGCGTCTCGGTCGGCTGGACCTGGGGCTATCGCGACTCCCCCTGCCGCGAGAACCTCGTCGAGAAGAACCACATCCATGATCTCGGGGGCAAGCTCCTCAGCGACCTGGGGGCGGTCTATCTCCTCGGCCCGCAGCCGGGGACGGTCGTGCGGGGGAACCTGATCCACGACCTCGCCTGCTTCGACTACGGCGGCTGGGGCCTCTACACCGACGAGGGCTCGTCCGGCATGTTGCTCGAAGGGAATGTCGTCTACCGCTGCCAGACGGCCGGGTTCCACCAGCACTACGGGAAGGAGAACACGATCCGCGGCAACGTCTTTGTGAACTGCGGCGAAGGGGGGATCCGGCGTTCGCGGGACGAGGACCACCAGTCGTTCACGCTGGAGAAGAACGTCGTCGTCAGCCCGTCGCCGGCGTTCCTGACCGGGAACTGGAAGAAGGGGACCTATCCCTGCAACCACAACCTCTACTTCACGCCGGCCGAGGGTCCGAGGACGTGGACCGGGAAGAGCTGGGAGGAGTGGCAGGGGTCCGGTCACGACCAGCACTCGGCGATCGGTGATCCGCGGTGGCTCGACCCCGATCATCCGGAGCGCGGTGTCCGCGCCGATTCCCCCGCGCGGATGCTGGGCATCGATGTTCCGGTCCTTGAGGACGCCGGCCCTCGGGCCGCGGCTCCGAAGTAG
- a CDS encoding FKBP-type peptidyl-prolyl cis-trans isomerase produces the protein MADDKEVKFPELPAGAGKMDAAAPKALTTTPSGLKYRVLREGKGAKPKATQTVEVNYHGWLDNGKVFDSSYKRGESISFGLNQVIKGWTEGMQLVGEGGMIELEIPASLGYGARGAGRDVPPNATLHFLVELIDVK, from the coding sequence ATGGCCGATGACAAAGAAGTGAAGTTCCCCGAACTCCCCGCCGGCGCCGGCAAGATGGACGCCGCCGCCCCCAAGGCGCTCACCACCACCCCGTCCGGACTCAAGTACCGGGTCCTCCGCGAAGGAAAGGGAGCCAAGCCGAAGGCGACCCAGACCGTCGAGGTCAACTACCACGGCTGGCTCGACAACGGCAAGGTCTTCGACAGCTCCTACAAGCGGGGTGAGTCGATCTCCTTCGGCCTCAATCAGGTCATCAAGGGGTGGACGGAAGGGATGCAGCTCGTCGGTGAAGGGGGAATGATCGAACTCGAGATTCCCGCCAGCCTGGGCTACGGCGCCCGCGGCGCCGGACGCGACGTTCCGCCGAACGCCACGCTCCACTTCCTCGTCGAGCTGATCGACGTGAAGTAG
- a CDS encoding FKBP-type peptidyl-prolyl cis-trans isomerase — protein MVMRLSWAACLSLALCQGCAEPPAPPASAPPAPPAAAATDSGPREVKLPEGAGKADENAPKTLTAQPSGLKYRILREGKGAKPTASDTVEVNYHGWLDNGNVFDSSYARKESISFPLGGVIPGWTEGMQLVGEGGMIELEIPPELGYGAQGAGRDVPPNATLHFIVELIDVK, from the coding sequence ATGGTGATGCGTCTGTCCTGGGCGGCCTGTCTGTCGCTCGCCCTCTGTCAGGGGTGCGCCGAGCCTCCCGCACCACCCGCCAGCGCACCGCCGGCCCCTCCCGCTGCCGCCGCCACGGACTCCGGACCGCGCGAAGTGAAACTCCCCGAAGGCGCGGGCAAGGCGGACGAGAACGCCCCCAAGACCCTCACGGCACAGCCGTCCGGCCTCAAGTACCGCATTCTCCGCGAGGGGAAAGGTGCCAAGCCGACCGCGTCCGATACGGTCGAAGTCAACTACCACGGCTGGCTCGATAACGGCAACGTCTTCGACAGCTCCTACGCCCGGAAAGAATCGATTTCGTTCCCGCTGGGAGGTGTCATTCCGGGCTGGACCGAAGGGATGCAGCTCGTCGGCGAAGGCGGAATGATCGAGCTCGAGATTCCGCCCGAACTCGGCTACGGGGCGCAAGGCGCCGGCCGCGACGTTCCCCCGAACGCCACACTGCACTTCATCGTCGAACTGATCGACGTCAAGTAA